In one Choloepus didactylus isolate mChoDid1 chromosome 1, mChoDid1.pri, whole genome shotgun sequence genomic region, the following are encoded:
- the LOC119513331 gene encoding olfactory receptor 5H8-like: MEKENATLLTEFLLTGLTDRPEWQVSLFLVFFMVYLITMMGNLGLIALIWNDPHLHTPMYLFLGRLAFVDAWLSSTVTPKMLFSFLVKSKMIPLYACMIQFFSFVISATTECFLLATMAYDRYVAISNPLLYPVIMTNRLCTQLSVWSFAGDLIHALIHGGFLFRLTFCKSNIIHHFYCDIIPLLKISCTDASINFLMLFIFSGSIQVFTIMTVLFSYTSILFTVLKNKSVKGIRKAFSTCGAHLLSVSLYYGPLLFMYVHPRSPQGDNEDMMDSLFYTVIIPFLNPVIYSLRNKKVIDSLAKILKGRC; this comes from the coding sequence atggaaaaggaaaatgcaaCATTATTGACAGAGTTTCTTCTCACAGGACTCACAGATCGACCAGAGTGGCAGGTCTCCCTATTCCTGGTTTTCTTCATGGTATATCTCATCACCATGATGGGGAACTTAGGACTGATTGCTCTCATCTGGAATGACCCTCACCTTCACACCCCTATGTACTTATTTCTTGGGCGTTTAGCATTTGTGGATGCCTGGCTATCATCCACAGTGACCCCTAAGATGCTGTTCAGTTTCTTGGTCAAGAGTAAAATGATACCTCTCTATGCATGCATgatacaatttttttcctttgtaatcagTGCAACCACAGAATGTTTTCTCTTGGCAACAATGGCATATGATCGATATGTAGCCATAAGCAACCCTTTACTTTATCCAGTGATCATGACAAACAGACTCTGCACACAGCTGTCAGTCTGGTCATTTGCAGGTGACCTAATTCATGCCCTAATTCATGGAGGCTTTTTATTCAGATTAACCTTCTGTAAATCCAACATAATTCATCACTTCTACTGTGACATTATACCATTGCTTAAGATTTCCTGCACTGATGCATCTATTAATTTTctgatgctttttattttctctggttcAATTCAGGTATTCACCATTATGACTGTTCTTTTCTCTTATACATCTATTCTCTTTACAGTCTTAAAAAATAAGTCTGTAAAAGGAATAAGGAAAGCCTTTTCCACCTGTGGAGCCCATCTCTTATCTGTCTCTTTATATTATGGTCCCCTTCTCTTCATGTATGTGCACCCTAGATCTCCTCAGGGAGATAATGAAGATATGATGGATTCTCTGTTTTATACTGtcataattccttttttaaatccaGTTATCTACAGTCTGAGAAATAAGAAAGTCATAGATTCACTggctaaaatattaaaaggtagaTGTTAA